The following are encoded in a window of Mercenaria mercenaria strain notata unplaced genomic scaffold, MADL_Memer_1 contig_3094, whole genome shotgun sequence genomic DNA:
- the LOC123550675 gene encoding uncharacterized protein LOC123550675, producing MVQPTTLKRRHTLKDTNLICLVKKIRDANVPKQYARVTSSQPLETMSAENIKSVFKELTGEELGEVLTMADRDDTQGNARLALHCAVILANEIGAPKGQQLAEEQDGPALMKRQKTGGQDMEERVDDLKKKVRLLALQKEPSEALILLTLEELASVSRRHSHADAETVEELYRQASRHQGEVNIAALCLSVLNGQASDLLSKALAKCLKTKEVEKQDAPKESSPLAGLYPQMPQAQWPMLPPAHTGFGYPYSFGHTFRPRYKPRGGRSPFRPEEEGSFTGSFIKIPSWERQHNFNPTAVTVRTDPRWMTLGDGMPSLDAHFHTAEDVFLDRHDVSIDMLPLRDPSFFVSGQLHSCVKEWRKILHGTSASDRMVLSWLENGVDISYFFTHFKGNFKGQCYDCDLPPKRYFPNAPICQRFVPFICQELLERVSNGSLRVWGRVGECVPPKVILPLTIEESKPRLCHDARYLNLWIKDVPFQLETLKDVHRLIEPGAYMVSFDEKSGYDHIRLTPDSQTYFGIEFAGWLFSYTTLSFGWKASPYVYQTVGMVVTSHIRSLGIATIQYIDDRLGAPLVKSSANVDQPFRMAERTSYVFLELLTRLGYTLALKKCVLIPVQCLRFLGFYIDSLRQTYVLPVEKKQSFCALRDFILGSKSIDLKTLQRFAGKCISMTLAVPGCRLFTREVNRAIAVASKNGGIVLVDDYLSAELRHWCFLDAWIGCMSWRSEAHKQIVLATDASSYKYGAVVLRGTDGIPPQTLCDYFGSVEKPIHLKEAEAVHNCLLSFESKLKNHRVDVLVDNQAVLHVWDNQGARDRPLNDITKSIFSITFRNNIDLRMSYVKTTENVADAPSRSVSASDAKLSDDVWHRLQVLFGPHTVDLMALDSNAMRDVDGSFLKHFTPTPTPQSAGVLGMTYLLTDCHFARFDSVYFQESQLNIDTRKTEDRLSLLDKKTDQSNSAKRKRSLTASLADFLSNLPTSLTLCSCSPEDIRKFLVWKDEFGKTKIHTASCPYIGSSDSRINCACPLRLAAGTVEGVINLLCRIFEDHGFGRFWDSMTMQGNPVCSPIVKEYLTRIREEQAKANVLPKQAKPIFMSKLRSIARYIDMQLARSDITSRERYVLLRDQAWFKLQFFAGDRAGDLSFLLSQQVRSLSDGSGLTVTHTFGKTLRGNRDKVNEFVVPKCADTLICPVNGLNTYVASSKAMGVNLTFGYMFRIVSDSGVVLDQQVSYSVVYERMRHYLTVLGVYDGETPHSFRAGCAVSLNVAGCSSADIMDHVGWFGSESAEYYSRRKLMRSSTVAKRLARAVDFSNEVEDFYNSHADYTSLPHAFFEHV from the exons ATGGTTCAACCCACGACATTGAAAAGGCGACACACTCTGAAAGACACCAATTTGATTTGTCTAGTCAAAAAGATTAGGGATGCCAATGTTCCTAAGCAGTATGCTAGGGTGACATCCTCACAGCCTCTAGAAACCATGAGTGCGGAG AACATAAAGTCAGTGTTCAAGGAACTGACAGGGGAGGAGCTGGGAGAAGTTCTTACTATGGCAGACAGAGATGACACACAAGGCAACGCTCGCCTGGCACTGCACTGCGCAGTTATACTTGCGAACGAGATTGGGGCGCCTAAAGGTCAACAGCTGGCTGAGGAGCAG GATGGCCCCGCGCTGATGAAGAGGCAGAAGACAGGAGGTCAGGACATGGAAGAACGAGTGGATGACCTGAAAAAGAAAGTAAGGCTGCTGGCACTTCAAAAAGAGCCTTCAGAGGCGTTGATACTATTAACGTTAGAGGAACTGGCGTCGGTTTCCCGCCGCCATTCCCATGCTGACGCGGAGACTGTTGAGGAATTATATCGTCAGGCCTCTAGACACCAGGGGGAGGTGAATATTGCGGCATTATGTTTGTCTGTCCTTAATGGACAAGCTTCAGACCTGTTGTCTAAGGCTCTGGCAAAATGTCTCAAAACTAAGGAAGTTGAGAAGCAAGATGCCCCGAAAGAGTCTTCCCCACTTGCAGGTTTATATCCTCAGATGCCACAGGCTCAGTGGCCGATGTTACCTCCTGCACATACGGGATTCGGCTATCCGTATTCTTTCGGCCACACATTTAGACCTAGGTATAAACCAAGAGGGGGAAGGTCTCCTTTCCGTCCT GAGGAGGAAGGCTCGTTTACTGGTAGTTTCATCAAGATTCCCTCCTGGGAGCGACAACATAATTTTAATCCAACGGCTGTGACTGTACGAACGGATCCTAGGTGGATGACGTTGGGGGATGGTATGCCCTCACTTGACGCTCATTTTCATACTGCTGAAGACGTATTTTTAGATAGGCATGATGTTAGCATTGACATGCTACCCTTGCGAGATCCATCTTTCTTTGTATCGGGTCAGTTACATTCATGTGTTAAGGAATGGCGGAAAATATTGCATGGGACTAGTGCGTCGGACAGAATGGTTCTTTCGTGGTTAGAGAATGGTGTAGACATTTCGTATTTTTTCACTCATTTCAAAGGTAATTTTAAAGGACAGTGTTATGACTGTGATCTTCCACCTAAGCGTTACTTCCCTAATGCGCCCATTTGTCAGCGTTTTGTTCCCTTTATTTGCCAGGAATTATTGGAACGGGTATCAAATGGCTCCCTCCGGGTTTGGGGCAGGGTTGGTGAGTGTGTACCACCGAAAGTAATCTTACCACTTACAATTGAGGAGTCCAAGCCTCGTCTTTGTCATGACGCAAGATATTTAAACTTATGGATTAAAGATGTTCCTTTCCAACTTGAAACACTAAAGGATGTTCATAGATTAATTGAACCTGGTGCATACATGGTATCCTTTGATGAGAAATCTGGATATGATCATATTCGCTTGACTCCAGATTCGCAAACATACTTTGGTATAGAATTTGCTGGATGGTTGTTCTCATATACTACATTGTCTTTTGGCTGGAAAGCCTCGCCTTATGTCTACCAGACAGTGGGAATGGTGGTAACGTCGCACATTAGATCATTGGGCATTGCCACAATACAATACATTGATGATAGATTAGGTGCCCCTCTTGTTAAATCATCCGCTAACGTTGATCAGCCATTTCGGATGGCAGAGAGAACATCATATGTATTTCTAGAGTTGTTGACAAGACTGGGTTATACACTGGCATTGAAAAAATGTGTGCTTATCCCTGTACAGTGTTTACGATTCTTGGGTTTTTACATTGACTCTCTTCGACAAACTTACGTATTGCCGGTGGAGAAAAAACAGTCATTTTGTGCCCTTCGGGATTTTATCCTGGGTTCGAAATCTATTGATTTGAAAACTCTCCAAAGATTTGCAGGGAAGTGTATCAGTATGACATTAGCAGTACCTGGTTGTAGATTGTTTACTCGTGAGGTAAATAGGGCTATTGCTGTGGCCTCAAAGAATGGTGGCATTGTTTTGGTTGATGACTATCTTAGTGCGGAATTACGGCATTGGTGTTTCTTGGACGCTTGGATAGGCTGTATGTCTTGGCGATCTGAAGCCCATAAACAGATTGTTCTGGCCACTGACGCTAGTTCTTATAAATATGGCGCTGTTGTCTTGAGAGGAACTGACGGCATTCCACCACAGACACTTTGTGATTATTTTGGTTCAGTGGAAAAACCGATTCATTTAAAAGAGGCTGAAGCGGTTCACAATTGTCTTTTGTCATTTGAGTCTAAGTTAAAGAATCATCGCGTTGATGTTTTGGTTGACAACCAAGCAGTTCTTCATGTATGGGACAATCAGGGTGCTAGGGACAGGCCTCTCAATGACATTACGAAATCCATTTTCTCCATTACATTTCGCAACAACATCGACCTACGCATGTCATATGTCAAAACCACGGAAAATGTTGCGGATGCACCCTCTAGATCAGTGTCAGCTTCTGATGCAAAGCTCAGTGATGATGTATGGCATAGGTTACAGGTCTTATTTGGTCCTCACACAGTGGACCTCATGGCATTAGATTCGAATGCTATGCGAGATGTTGATGGctcatttctaaaacattttactCCGACTCCAACACCGCAGTCTGCTGGT GTCTTAGGTATGACATATTTGCTTACAGATTGTCATTTTGCTAGATTCGATTCTGTTTATTTCCAGGAATCGCAACTTAATATTGATACAAGAAAGACTGAGGATCGACTCTCCCTCTTGGACAAGAAAACGGACCAGTCCAACTCAGCTAAGCGAAAGCGTTCCTTAACGGCATCTTTGGCAGATTTCTTATCCAACCTTCCTACTTCTCTTACATTATGTAGTTGCTCTCCTGAAGATATTAGGAAATTTCTGGTTTGGAAAGATGAGTTCGGGAAGACTAAGATACATACTGCTTCTTGTCCATACATTGGTAGTTCTGACTCTCGGATTAATTGTGCATGCCCACTTCGCCTCGCTGCAGGGACTGTAGAAGGTGTGATAAATCTGTTATGTAGAATTTTTGAAGATCATGGGTTTGGTCGTTTTTGGGATAGCATGACGATGCAAGGGAATCCTGTATGCTCCCCAATTGTCAAGGAGTATCTTACGCGAATACGTGAGGAGCAAGCAAAGGCAAATGTCCTTCCGAAACAGGCAAAACCTATTTTCATGAGTAAATTGCGCTCTATTGCTCGTTATATTGACATGCAACTTGCAAGGTCAGATATAACATCCCGGGAGAGATATGTTCTTTTAAGAGATCAAGCTTGGTTTAAATTGCAGTTCTTTGCTGGAGATCGTGCGGGCGATTTGTCGTTTTTATTGTCACAACAGGTCAGATCTCTTTCAGATGGATCTGGTCTCACAGTTACACAtacatttggtaaaactttaagGGGTAACAGGGACAAGGTTAATGAATTTGTTGTGCCAAAATGCGCTGATACTCTAATTTGCCCCGTTAATGGTCTCAATACGTATGTAGCGTCTTCAAAGGCTATGGGAGTAAATCTCACCTTTGGATACATGTTTCGTATTGTGTCTGACTCGGGGGTTGTTCTTGATCAACAAGTGTCTTATTCTGTGGTATATGAACGAATGAGACACTACTTAACCGTTTTAGGAGTATATGATGGTGAAACTCCACATAGTTTTAGGGCAGGCTGTGCTGTATCGTTGAATGTTGCTGGGTGTAGTTCAGCTGATATAATGGACCATGTAGGTTGGTTTGGTTCCGAAAGTGCAGAATATTACAGTAGGCGAAAGTTAATGCGTTCTTCAACTGTTGCAAAGCGTCTTGCCCGTGCTGTTGATTTTTCTAACGAGGTGGAGGATTTTTATAATTCCCATGCTGACTATACATCTTTACCACATGCATTTTTTGAACATGTATGA